A genomic window from Haladaptatus caseinilyticus includes:
- a CDS encoding DUF7344 domain-containing protein, whose amino-acid sequence MVISLGERRNRYVLYSLYQHSKTAPMGVEVLSREVAGWENGVPPESVPDETFEAVLDDLSRNCLPSLSYRGLVEYDPLSGLVGRPRYSLLADRLVSLLIRIELAPFLNP is encoded by the coding sequence GTGGTTATCAGCCTGGGAGAGCGCCGCAACCGGTACGTGTTGTACTCGCTCTATCAGCATTCCAAAACTGCACCGATGGGGGTGGAAGTGCTCTCCAGGGAAGTCGCCGGATGGGAAAACGGCGTTCCACCTGAATCGGTCCCCGACGAGACGTTCGAGGCAGTGCTCGACGACCTCTCTCGAAACTGTCTTCCCTCCCTCTCCTATCGTGGATTAGTCGAATACGATCCTCTCAGTGGACTCGTTGGACGGCCGCGGTACTCGCTTTTGGCGGACCGCCTCGTTTCCCTTTTAATTCGTATCGAACTCGCTCCGTTTCTGAACCCTTAA
- a CDS encoding nucleotide exchange factor GrpE — protein sequence MTEEPAQTGADEQVEDMDGEPSDEKAPDEDVLDQQETDLVERIADDDETLAQDVEDHFVAIESERQELEAEVDDLRTRLKRKQADFQNYKKRAKKRQEQLEKRATEDVVHRLIDVRDNLKRAVEEEHEDVESLRSGVELTLKELDRVFEEENVAEIDPHPGADVDPQRHEVMLRVESEHPEDTIADVFQPGYEMADKVLQAAQVTVSDGSGETEE from the coding sequence ATGACCGAGGAGCCTGCTCAGACGGGAGCAGATGAGCAAGTCGAAGACATGGATGGAGAACCATCGGACGAAAAAGCACCGGACGAAGACGTTCTCGACCAACAGGAAACCGACCTCGTCGAACGGATCGCCGACGACGACGAGACCCTCGCCCAAGATGTAGAAGATCACTTCGTCGCGATCGAATCCGAACGACAGGAGCTGGAGGCCGAAGTGGACGACCTCCGAACACGTCTGAAGCGAAAACAGGCCGACTTCCAGAACTACAAGAAACGCGCGAAAAAGCGACAGGAACAACTCGAAAAGCGAGCGACGGAGGACGTCGTCCATCGACTCATCGACGTGCGTGATAACCTGAAACGCGCCGTCGAAGAGGAGCACGAAGACGTCGAAAGTCTCCGTAGCGGCGTCGAACTCACGCTGAAAGAACTCGACCGCGTGTTCGAGGAGGAGAACGTCGCCGAAATCGACCCCCACCCCGGCGCGGACGTCGACCCCCAGCGCCACGAGGTGATGCTCCGTGTCGAAAGCGAGCATCCCGAAGACACCATCGCTGACGTGTTCCAACCGGGCTACGAAATGGCGGATAAAGTTCTGCAGGCCGCACAGGTTACGGTCAGCGACGGAAGCGGCGAGACCGAAGAATAA
- the dnaK gene encoding molecular chaperone DnaK — protein sequence MASNKILGIDLGTTNSAFAVMEGGDPEIIVNGEGDRTTPSIVAFSDDGERLVGKPAKNQAVQNPEKTIQSIKRHMGDEDYTVEIEDEEYTPEQISAMILQKIKRDAEEYLGDDVEKAVITVPAYFNDKQRQATKNAGEIAGFDVERIVNEPTAASMAYGLDDESDQTVLVYDLGGGTFDVSILDLGGGVYEVVATNGDNDLGGDDWDHAIIDYLAEEFESEHGIDLRDDRQALQRLKDAAEEAKIELSSRKEADINLPFITATDDGPVHLENSLTRAKFESLTSDLIERTVEPTEQALSDAGYEKSDIDEVILVGGSTRMPQVAEQVEELTGQEPKKNVNPDEAVALGAAIQGGVLSGDVDDIVLLDVTPLSLGIEVKGGLFERLIDKNTTIPTEESKIFTTAAANQTSVQVRVFQGEREMAADNELLGEFHLAGIPPAPAGTPQIEVAFNIDENGIVNVSAEDHGSGNSEEITIEGGAGLSDEEVERMQEEAEQHAEEDKERRELIEARNAAEGSIQRAETLLEENEENIDDDLEADIRDAIEDVQEALEDEDATKEDLESATEDLSKALQEIGKQMYQQQEQAQQAGAAGPGGMGGGAGPGGMGGGPGAGAGPDGQDADEYVDADFEDVDDDE from the coding sequence ATGGCGAGTAACAAGATTCTCGGTATCGACCTCGGTACCACGAACAGCGCGTTCGCGGTCATGGAAGGTGGCGACCCAGAAATCATCGTCAACGGGGAAGGTGACCGAACCACACCATCGATCGTCGCGTTCTCCGACGACGGTGAGCGTCTCGTCGGGAAACCGGCCAAAAATCAGGCCGTCCAGAACCCCGAAAAGACGATCCAGTCCATCAAGCGACACATGGGCGACGAGGATTACACCGTCGAAATCGAGGACGAGGAGTACACGCCGGAGCAGATTTCGGCGATGATCCTCCAGAAGATCAAACGCGACGCCGAGGAGTATCTCGGCGACGACGTGGAGAAGGCAGTCATCACGGTGCCCGCATACTTCAACGACAAACAGCGACAGGCGACGAAGAACGCGGGCGAAATCGCTGGCTTCGACGTGGAGCGCATCGTCAACGAGCCGACCGCCGCATCGATGGCCTACGGGTTGGACGACGAATCCGACCAGACGGTTCTCGTCTACGACCTCGGTGGCGGAACGTTCGACGTTTCCATCCTCGACCTCGGTGGCGGCGTCTACGAGGTCGTCGCCACGAACGGTGACAACGACCTCGGTGGCGACGACTGGGACCACGCTATCATCGACTACCTCGCCGAGGAGTTCGAGTCGGAACACGGTATCGACCTCCGCGACGACCGGCAGGCGCTCCAGCGACTCAAGGACGCCGCCGAGGAGGCGAAAATCGAACTCTCCTCGCGCAAGGAGGCGGACATCAACCTTCCGTTCATCACGGCAACGGACGACGGCCCTGTTCACCTGGAAAACAGCCTCACCCGTGCGAAGTTCGAATCGCTGACGAGCGACCTCATCGAGCGCACCGTCGAACCGACGGAACAGGCGCTTTCGGACGCAGGCTACGAGAAGAGCGACATCGACGAGGTCATCCTCGTCGGCGGTTCGACCCGTATGCCACAGGTCGCAGAGCAAGTCGAAGAGCTGACCGGACAGGAACCGAAAAAGAACGTCAATCCCGACGAAGCCGTCGCACTTGGTGCGGCGATTCAGGGTGGCGTCCTCTCCGGCGACGTGGACGACATCGTGCTGCTCGACGTGACGCCGCTCTCGCTCGGTATCGAGGTGAAAGGCGGGCTGTTCGAGCGACTCATCGACAAGAACACGACCATCCCGACCGAGGAGTCGAAGATATTCACGACCGCCGCTGCCAACCAGACCTCGGTGCAGGTTCGCGTTTTCCAAGGTGAGCGGGAGATGGCGGCCGACAACGAACTACTCGGCGAGTTCCATCTCGCAGGCATTCCACCCGCACCAGCCGGAACGCCTCAGATCGAAGTCGCATTCAACATCGACGAAAACGGCATTGTCAACGTCTCCGCCGAAGATCATGGCTCCGGTAACAGCGAGGAGATCACCATCGAAGGTGGTGCCGGTCTCTCGGACGAGGAGGTCGAGCGGATGCAGGAGGAAGCCGAACAGCACGCGGAAGAGGACAAGGAGCGCCGAGAACTCATCGAAGCGCGCAACGCCGCCGAAGGCTCGATCCAGCGCGCAGAAACGCTCCTCGAAGAGAACGAGGAGAACATCGACGACGACCTCGAAGCTGACATCCGCGACGCGATCGAGGACGTTCAGGAGGCGCTCGAAGACGAGGACGCGACGAAGGAGGACCTCGAATCCGCGACCGAAGACCTGAGCAAGGCGCTCCAGGAGATCGGGAAACAGATGTACCAGCAACAGGAGCAAGCCCAGCAAGCCGGTGCCGCAGGCCCCGGCGGAATGGGTGGTGGCGCCGGTCCCGGCGGCATGGGCGGCGGTCCAGGTGCGGGCGCGGGCCCCGACGGACAGGACGCGGACGAGTACGTCGATGCCGACTTCGAAGACGTGGACGACGACGAATAG
- the dnaJ gene encoding molecular chaperone DnaJ: protein MSEDFYDVLGVSRDADESDIKSAYRKKAAEYHPDVSDDPDAEEKFKQVKKAKEVLSDDEKRRAYDQMGHDRFEQAEKRGGFDGNGAGAGGGNPFGGGGGMGGMGDIFEQFFGGGGGRNPNRPQQGQNLRTGLEIDLQEAFEGAKKQVTVRRPERCGSCDGKGHPKGADVQTCPECQGQGQVTQVQQTPFGRVQQSRTCGRCNGEGELYEETCDDCGGDGVVHRRAKLQVDIPAGIADGQTLQMEREGAPGENGGPNGDLLIEIRVRDHPDFEREGADLVHRKPISFPQAVFGDELEITTLDGSVEMDVPSGTQSGETFRLQGKGMPHLRRRGHGDLYVKVQVVTPDSLNDEQKEALEAFAEAGGENVNVGKGFFERIKNSF, encoded by the coding sequence ATGAGTGAGGACTTCTACGACGTGCTCGGTGTGAGTCGGGACGCCGACGAGAGCGATATCAAGAGCGCATACCGAAAGAAAGCGGCCGAGTACCACCCAGACGTGAGCGATGACCCGGACGCGGAAGAGAAGTTCAAGCAGGTCAAGAAGGCAAAGGAAGTGCTCTCGGACGACGAGAAGCGCAGAGCCTATGACCAGATGGGTCACGACCGGTTCGAACAGGCCGAAAAACGCGGCGGTTTCGACGGTAACGGAGCCGGCGCCGGTGGTGGCAACCCGTTCGGTGGCGGTGGCGGCATGGGTGGCATGGGCGACATCTTCGAGCAGTTCTTCGGTGGCGGTGGCGGCCGGAACCCGAACCGACCACAGCAGGGACAGAACCTGCGGACCGGGCTAGAGATCGACCTCCAAGAGGCCTTCGAGGGCGCGAAAAAACAAGTGACGGTTCGCCGGCCGGAGCGCTGTGGTTCCTGCGACGGGAAGGGTCATCCGAAAGGGGCCGACGTACAAACCTGTCCGGAATGTCAAGGCCAAGGGCAGGTTACGCAGGTACAGCAGACGCCGTTCGGTCGTGTCCAGCAGTCCCGTACCTGTGGGCGCTGTAACGGCGAAGGGGAACTGTACGAGGAGACGTGTGACGACTGTGGCGGCGACGGCGTCGTCCACCGACGAGCGAAGCTCCAGGTGGATATTCCTGCGGGTATCGCCGACGGTCAGACGCTTCAGATGGAACGCGAGGGTGCGCCGGGCGAAAACGGCGGACCGAACGGCGACCTTCTCATCGAGATCCGAGTTCGCGACCATCCGGACTTCGAACGGGAAGGGGCCGACCTCGTCCATCGCAAGCCGATTTCGTTCCCGCAGGCCGTGTTCGGCGACGAGCTAGAAATCACGACACTCGACGGCTCCGTCGAGATGGACGTTCCGTCGGGAACACAGAGCGGCGAGACGTTCCGCCTGCAGGGGAAGGGAATGCCTCACCTGCGACGGCGGGGGCACGGTGACCTCTACGTGAAGGTGCAAGTCGTCACGCCGGATTCGCTCAATGACGAGCAGAAGGAAGCGTTGGAGGCGTTCGCGGAGGCAGGTGGCGAGAACGTGAACGTGGGCAAGGGCTTTTTCGAGCGAATCAAAAACAGCTTCTAA
- a CDS encoding cupredoxin domain-containing protein, translated as MSHVEFSRRQFVQTMAGVTAFVGFTRGQAATFELGGQLSGWIGRSPEPIADKTNPTIQMQAGKTYVIAWENVDGNPHNIAIADGQGNVMEETEVMSTKGQVQTLEFTAKPAMATYFSQVDEETMRGEIVVEQPTTTATINGTNNTTATTTVGSVTPTTTSSATTTQSSTTTSMEATSTTAGGTTDGGSLPGFGFLAALGSIAGVGYLLRRND; from the coding sequence ATGTCTCACGTTGAGTTTTCCCGCAGACAGTTCGTACAGACGATGGCCGGAGTGACCGCGTTCGTCGGGTTCACACGAGGGCAAGCCGCGACGTTCGAACTCGGCGGCCAGTTGTCAGGTTGGATCGGCCGGTCCCCCGAACCGATCGCCGACAAGACGAACCCGACGATACAGATGCAAGCCGGGAAAACGTACGTCATTGCGTGGGAGAACGTCGATGGAAATCCGCATAACATCGCCATCGCGGACGGTCAAGGGAACGTGATGGAAGAAACCGAAGTCATGAGCACGAAGGGACAGGTACAAACGCTCGAATTCACCGCGAAACCGGCCATGGCGACCTACTTTTCGCAAGTCGATGAGGAGACGATGCGAGGAGAAATCGTCGTGGAGCAACCGACGACCACCGCGACGATCAACGGGACGAACAACACGACGGCGACGACTACCGTCGGGAGTGTAACTCCCACGACGACGAGTTCGGCGACCACGACGCAGTCGTCCACGACGACATCGATGGAAGCGACGAGTACGACTGCCGGGGGGACGACGGACGGCGGCAGTCTGCCGGGATTCGGGTTCCTCGCCGCACTCGGCAGTATCGCGGGAGTGGGATATCTGCTCCGGCGAAACGACTGA
- a CDS encoding short-chain fatty acid transporter — MANVIRKMAEGSSRVVERYLPDAFLFAIILTLVAYGLAFVAVASQSGPLEHAENLLVTGWYGGFWGLLTFAMQMTLILMTGYGLAKTDFVDGLLTRAAAIPSSERGAVALVPVVAALASFVHWGLGLVVGGIFARKVAEEIRTIDFPIVVAGAYAGFIVWHGGLAASIPLNLNSSGEAGNFLLADGILTATIGTSQTIFTTANLVLFVVVGLVFLPALFVLMYPESDDKKRPIDPATLETATDGGETGAKATTVAVGTTTFADRIEHSRAVAWVIGFGGLLAVFGYFGRGVADGTMPWNNLNLDIVNFTFLFLGLVLHRTPAAYIGAMKEAVENVWGIILQFPFYAGIMGIMGYAPEGSTSLATQIAQGMVQVSPEGTLPAVAFLTAGVVNFFVPSGGGEWAVVGETLVTAAQASGTSVPRVAMAAAWGDAWTNMIQPFWAIPLLAISGLSVRDIMGYCVLVLLGSGIIIAVGITVLPM; from the coding sequence ATGGCAAACGTAATTCGAAAGATGGCGGAAGGAAGTTCTCGGGTCGTCGAGCGCTACCTTCCGGACGCATTCCTGTTCGCAATCATCCTCACCCTCGTCGCATACGGACTAGCATTCGTCGCGGTTGCCTCGCAATCGGGCCCCCTCGAACATGCGGAGAACCTCCTCGTCACCGGTTGGTACGGTGGGTTTTGGGGACTACTCACGTTCGCGATGCAGATGACGCTCATCCTGATGACCGGCTACGGACTCGCGAAGACGGACTTCGTGGATGGTCTTTTGACGCGCGCGGCGGCCATCCCATCGAGTGAACGGGGCGCCGTCGCACTCGTCCCCGTCGTCGCCGCGTTAGCGTCGTTCGTCCACTGGGGTCTCGGCCTCGTCGTCGGGGGGATCTTCGCCCGAAAGGTGGCAGAAGAAATCCGGACCATCGACTTTCCGATCGTCGTCGCCGGAGCGTACGCCGGGTTCATCGTGTGGCACGGCGGCCTCGCCGCTTCGATCCCGTTGAACCTGAATTCGAGCGGGGAAGCGGGGAACTTCCTGCTCGCGGATGGCATCCTCACCGCGACGATCGGAACCAGTCAAACAATCTTCACGACGGCCAACCTCGTCCTGTTCGTCGTCGTCGGCCTCGTCTTCCTCCCGGCACTTTTCGTGTTGATGTACCCGGAGAGCGACGATAAAAAGCGGCCAATCGACCCTGCTACCCTCGAAACTGCTACTGACGGCGGTGAGACGGGGGCCAAGGCGACCACCGTCGCCGTGGGAACGACGACGTTCGCGGACCGAATCGAACACTCGCGCGCCGTCGCGTGGGTCATCGGGTTCGGTGGCTTGCTGGCCGTTTTCGGTTACTTCGGACGTGGGGTCGCGGATGGAACGATGCCGTGGAACAATCTCAACCTCGACATCGTCAACTTCACGTTCCTCTTTCTCGGACTGGTACTCCACAGGACGCCCGCGGCTTACATCGGTGCGATGAAAGAAGCAGTCGAGAACGTTTGGGGGATCATCCTTCAGTTCCCGTTCTACGCAGGTATCATGGGAATCATGGGCTACGCGCCGGAGGGTTCGACCAGTCTCGCGACGCAAATCGCACAGGGAATGGTACAGGTGTCGCCCGAGGGAACGCTCCCCGCCGTGGCGTTTCTCACCGCGGGTGTCGTCAACTTCTTCGTCCCGAGCGGTGGCGGCGAGTGGGCAGTCGTCGGCGAAACGCTCGTGACGGCCGCTCAGGCCAGCGGAACCAGCGTCCCTCGTGTCGCCATGGCCGCCGCGTGGGGCGATGCGTGGACGAACATGATTCAACCGTTCTGGGCCATTCCGCTGCTCGCAATCAGCGGTCTCTCGGTTCGTGACATCATGGGCTACTGCGTGCTCGTCCTGCTCGGGAGCGGTATCATCATCGCGGTCGGAATAACCGTCCTGCCGATGTAA
- a CDS encoding acyl-CoA synthetase family protein: protein MNALGDLVARERRSDDPALSIPHSGGYDYHRLCTTAWKTGNFLRHLGVREGVSVGIVTSPSAQPVLGFLGAMLLGSTVRFDPPNEFDARVLLAPTEGVGDYELPPGGQYVAYGKSPTDPNVSHFETDVWSENPTFPETPIPPETTALTGETDVSHEELIGAGRRIADQWNLKPGNAVVVRAPLADPRAVGGGIVAPLIAGAEIVLDTDRIGEFAIACDGDDVPDGSVLTAGDVSV, encoded by the coding sequence ATGAATGCACTCGGTGACCTCGTTGCCCGCGAACGACGGAGCGACGACCCGGCGCTTTCGATTCCTCACTCGGGGGGATACGACTACCATCGCCTTTGTACGACCGCGTGGAAGACCGGGAACTTCCTCCGTCATCTCGGCGTTCGAGAAGGCGTCTCGGTCGGTATCGTCACGTCTCCCTCCGCTCAACCTGTCCTCGGCTTTCTCGGGGCGATGTTACTCGGCTCTACCGTGCGATTCGACCCACCGAACGAATTCGACGCTCGGGTACTTCTCGCACCGACCGAGGGCGTCGGCGACTACGAACTCCCGCCGGGTGGCCAGTACGTCGCGTATGGGAAATCACCCACCGACCCGAACGTTTCGCATTTCGAAACCGACGTGTGGAGCGAAAATCCGACCTTTCCTGAGACGCCAATCCCGCCCGAAACGACCGCATTGACCGGTGAAACGGACGTCTCTCACGAAGAACTGATCGGCGCAGGAAGGCGAATCGCGGACCAATGGAACCTCAAACCCGGCAATGCGGTCGTCGTCCGCGCACCACTCGCCGATCCGAGAGCGGTCGGTGGCGGGATCGTCGCACCACTCATCGCCGGTGCCGAAATCGTACTCGATACCGACCGAATCGGTGAATTCGCCATCGCTTGCGATGGCGACGACGTTCCGGACGGTTCGGTTCTCACCGCGGGCGACGTTTCCGTGTGA
- a CDS encoding aldo/keto reductase yields MSTTTFPEIGLGTMGIDDPERIASAIEMGYRHLDTAQIYENEAVVGRGIELADVPREDLFVATKVWADSLAPDDVIASTEASLSKLGVEYVDLLYVHRPIDAYEPEETLPAFDALLEQGRIKHVGVSNFTPDQLDCARDVLDAPIFAHQVEMHPLFHGPDLLTHARRHDTQLVAYSPIAQGEVFDLPELTLLAEKHDATEAQIALAWLVERGAVPIPRSKSDCHLRENLTATDIELSSEDVARIDDIDHEKQLFE; encoded by the coding sequence ATGTCAACCACCACGTTTCCCGAAATCGGCCTCGGGACGATGGGAATCGACGACCCAGAACGAATCGCCAGCGCGATCGAAATGGGCTATCGCCACCTCGACACCGCTCAGATCTACGAGAACGAAGCGGTCGTCGGGCGGGGGATCGAACTCGCGGACGTACCGCGGGAGGATCTGTTCGTCGCGACGAAGGTGTGGGCTGACAGTCTCGCACCCGACGACGTGATCGCGAGCACGGAAGCCAGCCTCTCGAAACTCGGCGTCGAGTACGTCGATTTGCTCTACGTTCATCGCCCGATCGACGCCTACGAGCCCGAAGAAACGCTTCCCGCGTTCGACGCGTTGCTCGAACAGGGACGAATCAAACACGTCGGCGTGAGCAACTTCACCCCCGACCAACTCGATTGTGCACGTGACGTTCTCGACGCGCCGATTTTCGCACACCAGGTCGAAATGCATCCACTCTTTCACGGACCGGACCTCCTCACTCACGCTCGTCGGCACGATACCCAACTCGTCGCCTACTCTCCGATCGCGCAGGGAGAAGTGTTCGACCTCCCCGAACTGACCCTCCTCGCGGAAAAACACGATGCCACGGAAGCACAGATCGCACTCGCGTGGCTCGTGGAGCGAGGTGCGGTACCCATCCCGCGCTCGAAGAGCGACTGCCACCTCCGCGAGAATTTAACGGCGACGGATATCGAACTCTCGTCCGAAGACGTGGCGCGAATCGACGACATCGACCATGAAAAGCAGTTGTTCGAGTAG
- a CDS encoding AMP-binding protein, which yields MDTLADVDEIVHEPTEEFVESTNVWQFMQDHDIADYDELIEKTCGEVDWFWDELVDYLGIEFYEGYDAVRDDTEGPQFSDWYPGGKINIAHNTLDRHARTDSSNRNKVACIWEGEPGDVREVTYHELHRESNKVANALEERGIGTGDTVGLYMPMVPEVNSILYGIFKVGAVAVPIFSGFGTDATATRIDDSECSVLFTGDGFYRRGSDIVLKNTADEAIEAVGHVEHTIVYDRLGSDADIPWNDERDERWDKAVLTQDDEYETKELDASDESMLLYSSGTTGKPKGIVHTHAGQLLQCAKEIYFGFDHKDADRFFWVSDIGWMMGPWTLIGNHAFGGTVFMYEGAPDYPEPDRFWEMIDRHGLTTFGISPTAIRALRQYGDEWLDGHDLSSLRLLGSTGEPWDPESWQWFYENVGGGEAPIINISGGTEICGCFLMPMPIQPLKPCTLGGPGLGMDIDIVNAQGESIVNTHERGYLVARDSCPSMTKSLWSGDERYLETYWSTFEDMWNHGDWAQKDEDGFWFLHGRSDDAINVAGRKVGPAEVEGALMDHEAVNQAAAVGVPDDTTGQAVVTYVILEPNVTVSDDLRAELREQVGDDLGKPFRPREILFVNEFPKTQSGKIIRRAIEAAYTGEELGDMSSIENPESLDKLEEAN from the coding sequence ATGGATACACTTGCGGACGTAGACGAAATCGTCCACGAACCGACGGAGGAGTTCGTGGAGTCCACGAACGTCTGGCAGTTCATGCAGGACCACGACATCGCGGATTACGACGAACTCATCGAGAAAACGTGTGGCGAGGTCGATTGGTTCTGGGACGAACTGGTCGACTATCTCGGCATCGAGTTCTACGAGGGATACGATGCCGTTCGGGACGATACGGAGGGACCACAGTTCTCCGATTGGTACCCCGGCGGGAAAATCAATATCGCGCACAACACGCTCGACCGTCACGCGCGGACCGACAGTTCGAACCGGAACAAAGTGGCCTGCATCTGGGAGGGCGAACCGGGCGACGTTCGGGAGGTTACGTACCACGAACTCCATCGTGAGTCGAACAAGGTCGCAAACGCGCTGGAGGAGCGCGGTATCGGGACGGGCGACACCGTCGGTCTCTACATGCCGATGGTTCCGGAGGTCAACTCGATTCTGTACGGTATTTTCAAGGTCGGCGCCGTTGCGGTACCCATCTTCTCCGGATTCGGCACCGATGCGACCGCGACACGAATCGACGACTCGGAATGCTCGGTGCTGTTCACCGGCGATGGTTTCTATCGCCGTGGGAGCGACATCGTCCTGAAGAACACGGCTGACGAGGCGATCGAAGCGGTCGGTCACGTCGAACACACCATCGTCTATGACCGGTTGGGGTCGGATGCGGATATTCCGTGGAACGACGAACGGGACGAACGATGGGACAAGGCCGTCCTGACGCAGGACGACGAGTACGAAACGAAGGAACTCGACGCGAGCGACGAGTCGATGCTGTTGTACTCGTCCGGGACGACGGGCAAACCGAAGGGCATCGTCCACACGCACGCCGGACAGTTGCTGCAGTGTGCGAAGGAGATCTATTTCGGCTTCGACCACAAGGACGCAGACCGCTTCTTCTGGGTCTCCGACATCGGATGGATGATGGGGCCGTGGACACTCATCGGGAATCACGCTTTCGGCGGCACCGTCTTCATGTACGAGGGTGCTCCGGACTACCCGGAACCGGACCGGTTCTGGGAGATGATAGACCGTCACGGTCTAACGACGTTCGGGATATCCCCGACCGCGATTCGAGCGCTTCGGCAGTACGGCGATGAATGGCTCGACGGGCACGACCTTTCGTCGCTTCGTCTGCTCGGTTCGACGGGCGAACCGTGGGACCCCGAGTCCTGGCAGTGGTTCTACGAGAACGTCGGGGGCGGCGAGGCACCCATCATCAACATCTCGGGCGGGACCGAAATCTGTGGCTGTTTCCTCATGCCGATGCCGATTCAGCCGCTCAAACCATGCACTCTCGGTGGGCCGGGACTCGGTATGGATATCGACATCGTGAACGCACAGGGCGAGTCCATCGTGAACACGCACGAACGCGGCTATCTTGTCGCACGCGATTCCTGTCCGAGCATGACCAAATCGCTCTGGTCGGGTGACGAGCGCTACCTCGAAACGTACTGGTCTACCTTCGAGGACATGTGGAACCACGGTGACTGGGCGCAAAAGGACGAGGACGGCTTCTGGTTCCTACACGGACGCTCCGACGATGCCATCAACGTGGCTGGACGAAAGGTCGGCCCTGCAGAAGTCGAGGGAGCACTCATGGACCACGAGGCGGTCAATCAGGCCGCCGCAGTCGGCGTCCCGGACGATACGACCGGGCAGGCCGTCGTCACGTACGTCATCCTCGAACCGAACGTGACGGTCAGTGACGACCTCCGGGCGGAACTGCGCGAACAGGTCGGCGACGACCTCGGCAAACCGTTCCGTCCTCGCGAAATCCTATTCGTGAACGAATTCCCGAAAACGCAGTCCGGTAAAATCATTCGACGAGCCATCGAGGCGGCCTACACGGGCGAGGAGTTGGGCGATATGAGCAGTATCGAGAACCCCGAATCCCTCGACAAACTCGAAGAGGCGAACTAA
- a CDS encoding DUF7565 family protein, translating to MPAWECDIDGCGDRFDSVENAIVHQTTEHERRECKVCGTVVPDGYFAIRHAFEEHSRAEYVRAYDADSSDVRTRERIRDEIEKSANLQQVIERIDEIKGTELP from the coding sequence ATGCCTGCCTGGGAATGTGATATCGATGGCTGTGGAGACCGGTTCGACAGCGTCGAGAACGCTATCGTCCATCAGACGACGGAGCACGAGCGCAGGGAGTGCAAGGTATGTGGCACGGTCGTGCCGGACGGCTACTTCGCCATCCGACATGCCTTCGAAGAGCACTCACGCGCCGAGTACGTCCGCGCGTACGACGCCGACTCGAGCGACGTTCGGACACGGGAACGGATCCGCGACGAAATCGAGAAATCCGCGAATCTCCAGCAGGTGATCGAACGAATCGACGAAATCAAGGGTACCGAACTGCCCTGA
- a CDS encoding PHP-associated domain-containing protein — MHVKVLDENVVQRAKDRGLDALVYAPHFVRLPEIRRRAERFSDDELLVVPAREVFTGSWRNRKHVLAVGLTEPVPDFISLTGAMREFDRQNAAILIPHPEFLNVGVSEADIRVHGDVVHAVETYNPKQLGRHNRRAKEIAEETEKPAFGSSYAHIRQSVGEAWTTLDTHVKTATELVERIRKGGVSSVVHRTGRSHELRRRAEFAHLGWENTWGKFNRLVLSGMEATHPNREEYGGRFDDVSVY, encoded by the coding sequence ATGCATGTAAAAGTGCTGGACGAGAACGTCGTTCAACGGGCCAAAGATCGTGGCCTCGATGCGCTGGTGTATGCACCGCATTTCGTCCGCCTTCCGGAGATACGTCGTCGGGCAGAACGATTTTCCGACGACGAGTTGCTCGTCGTCCCCGCACGCGAGGTGTTCACCGGATCGTGGCGCAATCGTAAACACGTCCTCGCGGTGGGGTTGACTGAACCGGTTCCGGACTTCATCTCGCTGACCGGCGCCATGCGTGAGTTCGACCGCCAAAATGCGGCTATCCTGATACCACATCCGGAGTTCCTGAACGTGGGGGTATCCGAGGCGGACATTCGTGTCCACGGTGACGTCGTTCACGCCGTCGAAACCTACAACCCGAAACAGCTCGGGCGACACAACCGTCGAGCGAAAGAGATCGCTGAAGAGACCGAAAAACCTGCGTTCGGGTCGTCGTACGCCCATATTCGCCAAAGTGTCGGCGAGGCCTGGACGACCCTCGATACGCACGTCAAAACCGCCACGGAACTGGTCGAACGAATCCGGAAGGGAGGCGTCTCCAGTGTCGTCCATCGAACCGGTCGCTCCCACGAACTTCGGCGACGAGCGGAGTTCGCGCATCTCGGGTGGGAGAACACGTGGGGAAAGTTCAACCGGTTAGTGCTTTCGGGAATGGAAGCAACGCATCCGAATCGCGAGGAATACGGCGGCCGGTTCGACGACGTGAGCGTTTACTGA